AACACGTGTTCGTTTCGATTGTAAATGCTCTGGGACTCCACATAGCTAGGTACAACTTCTTTTCAGAAAACTAATCAGGATAATATTGCAGAGGAAGTAGAAGCCAACCCGGTAGAGACAATGCAATGGCTAGTTCAGCACATGATTTTCATTCTATTGTTATATAAATGGCGCATAAGTACAGCATCATCATCACCACTGAAGATAGCGAAGGGGAACTGTACATCGCAGTGCGGAGGTGTTAGCATCCCATACCCATTTGGGATAGGACCTAATAACCATTGTTATTTTGACTCGTGGTACGAAATAGAATGCAACCTCTCTGTTCCAGTAGCAAAGCCGTTCTTGAGGCGTCTACAACTGGAGGTGCTGAATATTTCTGTTTATGGTGGAAACACAACTGTTCAGGTTCCAAGCCCTGTTACTTACTTGAGTTGCAAAGGGAAGCAATCTCCGCTAGCGCCAAATCTGACCGGAAGCCCTTTTATGTACTCTGTTGAAAACAGTTTCGTTGCAGTCAGTTGTGATTCATTTGCCTCGCTGCGCACAGATACGCACACTCTTACTGGGTGCTCGTCAACGTGTCTTGATCAAGATATTCTTTCCGCTTCTGAAATGTGCAAGTATGGTTTTGACTGTTGCCGGACTGCCCTTTCCCAATTTATCACTACTACTTTCAGCATCACACAAGAACGAGATGAAACAAGAAGAAATAAGACGGATTGCGAGGACTATGCTTTCCTGGTTGACCAACAGTGGTTTGATGAACATAAATCAGACTTCAGAGCTATCAAGGATAGGGACGTCGTTCCTGTGAAATTAGACTGGATCTTAAGCTTAGAAAAAATAAGTCCTTGATCAAGTCATTTGAAGCATTCACAGAAGTAGACGGCCGGAGGAACCCAAATGACGGAACACCCAGCTGCTATACATATAGTTTTTTGAGGAATTACACACGGTCTGATTTGTATGACTGTATGTGTCCGCCAGGCTATGAAGGAAATCCCTACCTTCTCTTACCTTGTGGAggtaattctttgaaatccgTTTTCTTTAGgcagtttttgagaaaatagtGCTAGATTACCCTCTTTAATTACAAAATTATTTTCAACGAATTTGCAATCCTTTTTTATAATTGAACAAATTATTGACATGGCCACCTTTGTTCAAACCTATTATACTACGCTTCTCCGCAAAGTGAAATAGAAAATGGAACAATTTGGTTACTGAATCTCTAGGttaaattgaaatgaaataaaaaatgagtgaAATTCTCCATATTTCTGTTTTTGATaacttgaattttatttttagttctTTTATATAAATTTCTACCAACACAAATTTCTACTAGTCTGCATTAAGGAGTTGTTATTTTGGCGAACTGCTATTGATTCATATTATACATGACATTTTCTCAAGAGCTGTTATTGTGATATCGTGATCTTTATCTTTGTTTTGTATGTTTCAGATATTGATGAATGCAAGGATGGTAATCCGTGCCAGGGTGATGATCTTAATACAACTACTACATGGAACATTAGTAATGCCAAATGTCAGAACACTGACGGGGGTCATATATGCTACTCAAATAGAACAGGGGAAACCTGCGAATTGTTTGCCTCTGACAGAGTTGCTAAGTGCTACCATCAAAGTAGGCCTCACTCTCAGCTCAAGCCTATTCTCTCAGGTAAATTAATCTCTATACTATATGGTAACTTTCTTTAGTCTAAGAGGACTAATTTATACGTGGTACAGATTACTGGTATTACTGAAATATGCATGTCGTATGTACTACGATTGTAAGTGTATACTTGAAAatagtataaataaaaaataaatttacagtaaacaaaaatagataaaatattcaataattagaaattttacacatattctgACCATATAAtttagggaaaatcgtccgtacagtacctgacttttgccccattctaaacttcagtacctcataTTCAGGAAATATCataacggtacctgaggttctgaccccgaccgaagaatggtacctggagccgttagctccgttacagaAGCTGACAAttgaaggatattttcgtcttttcatgtcttaatcaaattttttattatctaattcatctttttctatgtctttctctctctctctctctctctctctctctctctctctctctctctctctcattcaacTCTCCTCGGTCTCAACGGAGCCACAGGCTTCACCACCGTCTCTCAGATCGGATTCAGCCTTCACCGACCTAAACTCCGACATCAactttcatctctctctctctctctctcttgaatcCAAATCTCAATTCGGTCTCAATGGAGCCACCAATATCACTACAGTCTCTCAGATCGAACCCAACCTTCATGACCCGAAGAAGGAATTGATAGGATCGAGGACTCCAAGGACTTGCAGCAACAGAGCAAAGCCTTCGATAAGCTCACTGACCGCGTCGAAGATCGCCAGGTCGATTCGACAAGATTCCAGAAGGCCATGGCTTCCATTGCTGACACCTTAGAAGTCGATTTGGAAGCTATGAGAAAGAGGGAGAAAGAATTGGGTACTGTGAAGATCAATCCATGCGATGTTGAGATAATTGCCATCAATATGTTGCTGGGTTTGAATTGGAACAGTGAGGCAGGAAGTGAGTTTTTTAGGAAATTGTGAGAAAGTTTGAGGGCTCTCTGTTTCATCTTCTATGAGCAATTTTGTTTCCCTAATTTTCCTTTCCAATTTATGCATTGCAGCTTCCAAGGATTATGTTGGTGCAAATTGGATTGCAGTTTCCTTAATTGTGAGAAAGAGTTGAACCCTCAATCAAATTGCAGGTTAGGTTATGCAAAACCGTTATTTCGAAAATGCACTACAGAATTGACCTGGGATTCTTAAGAATTGGGTTCGGATTTCAATTGGGTTTCTTTGGATTTCTAGAGTTGGTTGATTTGGATTGAATGGAGTCATTGAATGGAATTGGTTCATATGTATTCGAGTTGTGGTGATTTGGTTTGTGCCCAGAAAGTGATTGATGAAATGCGTGAGATATATTTGGTTTGGTGGAATCTTTGATATGTGAGTATAGTAAGTGTAGTAGGTATAAGGAGGTTTTGGGTCTTTTTGAGGCGATGAAAGTAATGGAGAATGTGAGGGTTGATGCGGTGACGATGGTGAAGGTTGTTTTAGCATGTATTCACTTGGGTGAATGGCAAATTTCGGATTCTATGAAAGTATGTGGAAGAAAATCATGTTGGTGTTGATGTTTACT
Above is a genomic segment from Rosa chinensis cultivar Old Blush chromosome 3, RchiOBHm-V2, whole genome shotgun sequence containing:
- the LOC121052097 gene encoding wall-associated receptor kinase-like 6, yielding MQWLVQHMIFILLLYKWRISTASSSPLKIAKGNCTSQCGGVSIPYPFGIGPNNHCYFDSWYEIECNLSVPVAKPFLRRLQLEVLNISVYGGNTTVQVPSPVTYLSCKGKQSPLAPNLTGSPFMYSVENSFVAVSCDSFASLRTDTHTLTGCSSTCLDQDILSASEMCKYGFDCCRTALSQFITTTFSITQERDETRRNKTDCEDYAFLVDQQWFDEHKSDFRAIKDRDVVPVKLDWILSLEKISP